The following are from one region of the Takifugu rubripes chromosome 16, fTakRub1.2, whole genome shotgun sequence genome:
- the LOC101065005 gene encoding E3 ubiquitin-protein ligase RNF19A isoform X2, producing the protein MKRPKQQTGPLSFLNFFSRKPKSEPRPERPVEARPKEEVAITLTPSEHPEQGLNLTAEGAAESRASAGEKGEGGGAPAPAEAHASEGAAECAGGVSSGSTGVLSLTSCSQEQLLDEHLEECPLCLLSQPRCHFPRLTSCSHRTCSDCLRQYLRIEISESRVGIACPQCPETLAPLDIHAILDDRALLERFEEYQLRRFLAADPDTRWCPAPDCSYAVIAYGCAECPKLSCGREGCDTEFCYHCRQLWHPNQTCDQARRQRARHTSSGNDSSALYVFNEEPGGDAEEIKPCPRCGAYIMKTNDGSCNRMNCTVCACQFCWLCMQEITDVHYLSPSGCTFWGKKPWSQTRKVLWQVGMLLGAPVVISLIAGLAIPVIIVGIPIYMGRKVHGRCKKNNISGSKHYLTVASGVMMSVFVSPVIAAVTVGVGVPLMLTYVYGVVPMSLCRNGWCRPQTEPPETHKIQLEDLANFSDHWTGQNNNPSLGDTSLHEVRVSVQEVGLPIASSTPLDQDSYEVFDQASKEHELTQLDDQSGCTTVVVPDSKLEDTQPLPLKEGTNIEVRVEIETHPRCGRQSSLSSILSSRSLSVESLGRSKAQSQDHLCASEQEEERAGGEAEADGTVYPVFDVDDV; encoded by the exons ATGAAGAGGCCCAAGCAGCAAACGGGGCCGCTGAGCTTCCTCAACTTCTTCAGCAGGAAGCCCAAATCGGAGCCGAGGCCCGAGAGGCCCGTGGAAGCCCGGCCCAAAGAGGAAGTGGCCATCACGCTCACGCCGAGCGAACACCCAGAGCAG GGCTTGAACCTCACAGCCGAAGGGGCTGCAGAATCCAGAGCTTCtgctggagaaaaaggagaaggaggaggcgcTCCGGCGCCTGCTGAGGCGCACGCAAGCGAGGGCGCAGCAGAGTGCGCCGGTGGCGTCAGCAGTGGCTCCACCGGCGTCCTGTCcctcacctcctgcagccaggaGCAGCTCCTGGACGAGCACCTGGAGGAGTGCCCTCTGTGTCTCCTCAGTCAGCCGCGGTGCCACTTCCCCCGTCTCACCTCCTGCTCCCACCGGACGTGCTCTGACTGCCTCCGCCAGTATCTGCGCATCGAGATATCGGAGAGCAGGGTGGGCATTGCGTGCCCACAGTGCCCCGAGACGCTGGCGCCACTGGACATCCACGCCATCCTGGATGACCGGGCTCTGCTGGAGCGATTTGAGGAGTACCAGCTACGGCGTTTCCTGGCGGCTGACCCAGACACCCGTTGGTGTCCAGCGCCTGActgcag CTACGCTGTGATCGCTTACGGCTGCGCCGAGTGTCCCAAGCTGAGCTGTGGCCGCGAGGGCTGTGACACAGAGTTCTGCTATCACTGTCGGCAACTGTGGCACCCCAATCAGACGTGCGACCAGGCCCGGCGCCAGCGGGCGCGCCACACGTCGAGCGGCAACGACTCCTCCGCGCTGTATGTCTTCAATGAAGAACCCGGTGGAG atGCAGAGGAGATCAAACCGTGCCCCCGCTGCGGGGCCTACATCATGAAGACCAACGACGGCAGCTGCAACCGCATGAACTGCACTGTGTGTGCCTGTCAGTTCTGCTGGCTGTGCATGCAGGAGATCACCGACGTGCACTACCTCAG TCCCTCAGGATGTACCTTCTGGGGCAAGAAGCCATGGTCGCAAACCCGCAAGGTTCTGTGGCAGGTGGGCATGTTGCTCGGAGCGCCGGTGGTCATCTCCCTCATAGCGGGCCTTGCCATCCCGGTAATCATTGTGGGGATACCAATCTACATGGGCCGGAAG GTCCATGGTCGCTGTAAGAAAAACAATATCTCAGGAAGTAAGCACTACTTGACTGTGGCCAGCGGGGTGATGATGTCAGTGTTCGTGTCGCCGGTCATAGCCGCTGTCACTGTGG GTGTAGGTGTGCCTCTCATGCTGACATATGTGTACGGGGTCGTCCCCATGTCGCTCTGCAGGAATGGTTGGTGTCGACCGCAAACAGAACCCCCTGAAACGCATAAAATACAACTAGAGGATTTAGCCAACT TCAGTGACCACTGGACAGGTCAGAACAACAACCCGTCCCTCGGCGACACCAGCCTGCATGAAGTCAGGGTcagtgtgcaggaggtgggcctCCCGATCGCCTCCAGCACACCCCTAGATCAGGACAGCTACGAGGTCTTCGACCAAGCGTCAAAGGAGCATGAGCTCACTCAGCTGGACGACCAGTCAGGCTGCACGACTGTTGTTGTGCCTGACAGCAAGCTCGAGGACACGCAGCCGCTGCCGCTCAA GGAAGGAACAAATATCGAGGTCCGAGTGGAAATCGAGACCCATCCCAGATGTGGCCGTCAGTCCAGTTTAAGTAGCATCCTGTCGAGCAGGAGCCTGTCGGTGGAGTCCCTGGGACGCTCCAAGGCCCAGTCCCAAGACCACCTGTGTGcctcagaacaggaagaggagcgagcGGGAGGGGAAGCAGAGGCAGATGGAACTGTTTACCCTGTCTTTGATGTAGACGATGTTTGA
- the LOC101065005 gene encoding E3 ubiquitin-protein ligase RNF19A isoform X1 has product MKRPKQQTGPLSFLNFFSRKPKSEPRPERPVEARPKEEVAITLTPSEHPEQGLNLTAEGAAESRASAGEKGEGGGAPAPAEAHASEGAAECAGGVSSGSTGVLSLTSCSQEQLLDEHLEECPLCLLSQPRCHFPRLTSCSHRTCSDCLRQYLRIEISESRVGIACPQCPETLAPLDIHAILDDRALLERFEEYQLRRFLAADPDTRWCPAPDCSYAVIAYGCAECPKLSCGREGCDTEFCYHCRQLWHPNQTCDQARRQRARHTSSGNDSSALYVFNEEPGGDAEEIKPCPRCGAYIMKTNDGSCNRMNCTVCACQFCWLCMQEITDVHYLSPSGCTFWGKKPWSQTRKVLWQVGMLLGAPVVISLIAGLAIPVIIVGIPIYMGRKVHGRCKKNNISGSKHYLTVASGVMMSVFVSPVIAAVTVGVGVPLMLTYVYGVVPMSLCRNGWCRPQTEPPETHKIQLEDLANYLLFSHVVSDHWTGQNNNPSLGDTSLHEVRVSVQEVGLPIASSTPLDQDSYEVFDQASKEHELTQLDDQSGCTTVVVPDSKLEDTQPLPLKEGTNIEVRVEIETHPRCGRQSSLSSILSSRSLSVESLGRSKAQSQDHLCASEQEEERAGGEAEADGTVYPVFDVDDV; this is encoded by the exons ATGAAGAGGCCCAAGCAGCAAACGGGGCCGCTGAGCTTCCTCAACTTCTTCAGCAGGAAGCCCAAATCGGAGCCGAGGCCCGAGAGGCCCGTGGAAGCCCGGCCCAAAGAGGAAGTGGCCATCACGCTCACGCCGAGCGAACACCCAGAGCAG GGCTTGAACCTCACAGCCGAAGGGGCTGCAGAATCCAGAGCTTCtgctggagaaaaaggagaaggaggaggcgcTCCGGCGCCTGCTGAGGCGCACGCAAGCGAGGGCGCAGCAGAGTGCGCCGGTGGCGTCAGCAGTGGCTCCACCGGCGTCCTGTCcctcacctcctgcagccaggaGCAGCTCCTGGACGAGCACCTGGAGGAGTGCCCTCTGTGTCTCCTCAGTCAGCCGCGGTGCCACTTCCCCCGTCTCACCTCCTGCTCCCACCGGACGTGCTCTGACTGCCTCCGCCAGTATCTGCGCATCGAGATATCGGAGAGCAGGGTGGGCATTGCGTGCCCACAGTGCCCCGAGACGCTGGCGCCACTGGACATCCACGCCATCCTGGATGACCGGGCTCTGCTGGAGCGATTTGAGGAGTACCAGCTACGGCGTTTCCTGGCGGCTGACCCAGACACCCGTTGGTGTCCAGCGCCTGActgcag CTACGCTGTGATCGCTTACGGCTGCGCCGAGTGTCCCAAGCTGAGCTGTGGCCGCGAGGGCTGTGACACAGAGTTCTGCTATCACTGTCGGCAACTGTGGCACCCCAATCAGACGTGCGACCAGGCCCGGCGCCAGCGGGCGCGCCACACGTCGAGCGGCAACGACTCCTCCGCGCTGTATGTCTTCAATGAAGAACCCGGTGGAG atGCAGAGGAGATCAAACCGTGCCCCCGCTGCGGGGCCTACATCATGAAGACCAACGACGGCAGCTGCAACCGCATGAACTGCACTGTGTGTGCCTGTCAGTTCTGCTGGCTGTGCATGCAGGAGATCACCGACGTGCACTACCTCAG TCCCTCAGGATGTACCTTCTGGGGCAAGAAGCCATGGTCGCAAACCCGCAAGGTTCTGTGGCAGGTGGGCATGTTGCTCGGAGCGCCGGTGGTCATCTCCCTCATAGCGGGCCTTGCCATCCCGGTAATCATTGTGGGGATACCAATCTACATGGGCCGGAAG GTCCATGGTCGCTGTAAGAAAAACAATATCTCAGGAAGTAAGCACTACTTGACTGTGGCCAGCGGGGTGATGATGTCAGTGTTCGTGTCGCCGGTCATAGCCGCTGTCACTGTGG GTGTAGGTGTGCCTCTCATGCTGACATATGTGTACGGGGTCGTCCCCATGTCGCTCTGCAGGAATGGTTGGTGTCGACCGCAAACAGAACCCCCTGAAACGCATAAAATACAACTAGAGGATTTAGCCAACT ATCTTCTATTCTCTCATGTAGTCAGTGACCACTGGACAGGTCAGAACAACAACCCGTCCCTCGGCGACACCAGCCTGCATGAAGTCAGGGTcagtgtgcaggaggtgggcctCCCGATCGCCTCCAGCACACCCCTAGATCAGGACAGCTACGAGGTCTTCGACCAAGCGTCAAAGGAGCATGAGCTCACTCAGCTGGACGACCAGTCAGGCTGCACGACTGTTGTTGTGCCTGACAGCAAGCTCGAGGACACGCAGCCGCTGCCGCTCAA GGAAGGAACAAATATCGAGGTCCGAGTGGAAATCGAGACCCATCCCAGATGTGGCCGTCAGTCCAGTTTAAGTAGCATCCTGTCGAGCAGGAGCCTGTCGGTGGAGTCCCTGGGACGCTCCAAGGCCCAGTCCCAAGACCACCTGTGTGcctcagaacaggaagaggagcgagcGGGAGGGGAAGCAGAGGCAGATGGAACTGTTTACCCTGTCTTTGATGTAGACGATGTTTGA